One part of the Chryseobacterium sp. 7 genome encodes these proteins:
- a CDS encoding 50S ribosomal protein L25/general stress protein Ctc yields the protein MKSITIQGTKRESVGKKSTKALRDAELVPCVVYGGEAPLNFSAEERAFKGLVYTPEAHTVSIEVDGKTIPAVLQDIQFHPITDKILHIDFYQLSDDKPVIMEVPVRITGRSKGVVAGGVLRQSFRKLKVKAIPANLPDEIVVDVTPLRIGNKLYIGGIKTEGYSFVHPDNAVVVAVKMSRNAMKGGAAAMDDEDEEEVATEEGAAPEAAAETAAE from the coding sequence ATGAAATCTATTACAATTCAAGGTACAAAAAGAGAAAGCGTGGGCAAAAAGTCTACAAAAGCTTTACGTGATGCTGAATTAGTTCCTTGTGTTGTTTATGGAGGTGAAGCACCTTTGAACTTCTCTGCTGAAGAGAGAGCTTTCAAAGGATTAGTATACACTCCTGAAGCACACACGGTATCTATTGAAGTTGACGGAAAAACAATTCCAGCTGTTCTTCAGGATATTCAGTTTCACCCAATTACGGACAAAATTCTTCACATCGACTTCTATCAATTATCTGACGATAAGCCAGTTATCATGGAGGTTCCTGTAAGAATTACTGGACGTTCTAAAGGTGTTGTTGCTGGTGGTGTTTTACGTCAGTCTTTCAGAAAACTAAAAGTAAAAGCTATCCCTGCTAACCTACCTGACGAAATCGTTGTGGATGTTACTCCATTAAGAATTGGTAACAAACTTTACATCGGTGGTATCAAAACAGAAGGTTATTCTTTCGTACATCCAGACAATGCAGTAGTAGTTGCTGTTAAGATGTCTAGAAATGCAATGAAAGGAGGTGCAGCTGCAATGGATGATGAAGATGAAGAAGAAGTTGCAACTGAAGAAGGAGCAGCTCCTGAAGCTGCAGCAGAAACTGCAGCAGAATAA
- a CDS encoding transglycosylase domain-containing protein — MEENKKNAGNKGKTFPLPPKKKKDTSWRKWVSFIWIGLVAVVLGISGLFFAVSQGFLGEMPDVKELENPNIYVASEIISSDGVTLGKFEKEKTQPIVYKDLPPFLIYALQAKEDERFKEHSGIDLQSVARAVVFGGGRGGGSTITQQLAKLLFTGKRADNKFKAVFQKLKEWVVAVSLEKRYTKEEIVTLYFNKFDFLYNANGIEMASKIYFNKKTSELTLPEATMFVAMLENPVKNNPMRNPERAKARRDVVLDQMLKTGYIDQATFDKATATPITLDYHPIKNINDDYSAYYKFYLRKEIDKYLETHEKETGKKLNLYKDGLKIYVTLDSKMQKYAEDAIKEHLTDLQKRFDAEQRGRKNRPFYYLNDKQINSVMVQAMKRTGRYKLLKADGMPDDSIMMEFKKPIKTSRFTWNGEEEIEMSPWDSIRYHKQIAQAGLMSMVPGTGEIKAWVGGIDWQHFQYDHIKQGKRQVGSTFKPFVYATAIMKLGMTPCSAVSNGTYDHNGWHVPGRGGMLTLKDALAHSQNPVAARLIEMTGVDAVIQTARDLGVTEDIPRNNTIALGSSDITIYEMLGAYSTFANYGNYIKPEMIWRIEDANGRVIKEVNVEPKEVMNPMYAYTMIELMKGVAQFGTASGELGRKGISKAVEIAGKTGTTQNNSDGWFMGITPKLATGAWVGWEDRATHFFGTGEGQGAKMALPIWAIFMKKVWADKSLGITPDDKFIKPSDWKDGCANLKGLSGGYGDDGSLQTIDEIKNPRPIDPTPKKPSEKKEDNINENLHSNDEVDFNK; from the coding sequence ATGGAAGAAAACAAAAAAAATGCAGGAAATAAGGGGAAAACATTTCCCCTGCCTCCCAAAAAAAAGAAAGATACCTCCTGGAGAAAATGGGTCTCGTTCATTTGGATCGGACTTGTTGCAGTAGTTCTGGGAATTTCAGGACTTTTCTTTGCGGTTTCTCAAGGATTTCTTGGAGAAATGCCTGATGTAAAAGAACTTGAAAACCCAAATATCTATGTAGCTTCAGAGATCATCTCTTCAGATGGGGTTACTTTGGGTAAATTCGAAAAAGAGAAAACACAACCTATCGTTTATAAGGATCTTCCTCCTTTCCTTATTTATGCCCTTCAGGCTAAAGAAGATGAACGTTTTAAAGAACATTCAGGAATTGACCTTCAGTCTGTTGCCAGAGCCGTAGTTTTTGGTGGTGGCCGTGGTGGAGGTTCTACCATAACCCAGCAGTTAGCAAAATTACTTTTCACAGGGAAAAGAGCCGACAATAAATTTAAGGCTGTCTTTCAAAAGCTTAAAGAATGGGTAGTGGCTGTAAGCCTTGAAAAAAGATATACCAAAGAAGAAATTGTAACTTTATATTTCAATAAGTTTGACTTTTTATACAATGCAAACGGTATTGAAATGGCTTCCAAAATCTACTTTAACAAGAAGACATCCGAGCTTACTTTACCTGAAGCAACAATGTTTGTTGCTATGCTTGAAAATCCGGTAAAAAACAACCCAATGAGAAATCCGGAAAGAGCAAAAGCGAGAAGAGATGTTGTTTTGGATCAAATGCTGAAAACGGGTTATATAGATCAGGCTACGTTTGATAAAGCTACTGCTACACCTATTACATTAGATTATCATCCTATCAAAAATATTAACGATGACTATTCTGCCTATTACAAGTTTTATCTGAGAAAAGAAATTGATAAGTATCTTGAAACTCATGAAAAAGAAACCGGCAAAAAACTGAATCTTTACAAAGACGGCTTAAAGATCTATGTTACTCTTGATTCTAAAATGCAGAAGTATGCAGAAGATGCCATCAAGGAACACTTAACAGATCTTCAGAAAAGATTTGACGCAGAGCAGAGAGGAAGAAAGAACAGACCGTTCTATTATCTGAATGACAAACAAATCAACAGCGTGATGGTTCAGGCAATGAAAAGAACCGGCAGATACAAACTGCTGAAAGCTGACGGCATGCCTGACGACTCTATTATGATGGAATTCAAGAAACCTATCAAAACTTCACGATTCACATGGAACGGAGAGGAAGAGATAGAAATGTCTCCTTGGGACTCTATCAGATATCACAAACAGATTGCACAGGCAGGTTTGATGTCTATGGTTCCGGGAACGGGAGAGATCAAAGCTTGGGTTGGAGGTATAGACTGGCAGCATTTCCAGTATGACCACATTAAGCAGGGTAAAAGACAGGTAGGATCTACATTCAAGCCTTTCGTATATGCAACCGCTATTATGAAACTGGGAATGACTCCTTGTTCAGCAGTTTCTAACGGAACTTATGATCATAACGGATGGCATGTACCGGGAAGAGGTGGAATGCTTACCTTAAAAGATGCATTGGCACACTCTCAAAACCCTGTCGCCGCAAGACTTATTGAAATGACAGGAGTAGACGCTGTAATCCAGACTGCAAGAGATCTGGGAGTAACAGAAGATATTCCAAGAAACAATACAATCGCTCTAGGTTCATCAGACATTACGATTTACGAAATGCTAGGTGCCTACAGTACTTTTGCCAACTATGGTAACTACATCAAGCCAGAAATGATCTGGAGAATTGAAGATGCCAACGGTAGAGTAATCAAGGAAGTAAACGTAGAGCCGAAAGAAGTAATGAACCCAATGTATGCATACACCATGATTGAACTGATGAAAGGTGTGGCACAATTCGGAACCGCGTCCGGAGAACTGGGAAGAAAAGGTATTTCCAAAGCAGTAGAAATTGCAGGTAAAACAGGTACCACTCAGAATAACTCTGATGGATGGTTTATGGGAATTACACCAAAATTAGCAACCGGAGCATGGGTTGGATGGGAAGATAGAGCTACCCACTTCTTTGGTACAGGTGAAGGTCAGGGTGCTAAAATGGCATTACCAATCTGGGCTATCTTTATGAAGAAAGTATGGGCAGATAAAAGCTTAGGAATAACTCCTGATGATAAATTTATCAAACCATCAGACTGGAAAGACGGCTGTGCCAATCTTAAAGGTTTAAGCGGAGGATATGGAGATGACGGAAGTCTTCAGACTATCGATGAGATCAAAAATCCAAGACCGATAGATCCGACACCTAAAAAACCATCAGAAAAGAAAGAGGACAACATCAATGAAAACCTTCATTCCAATGATGAAGTAGATTTCAATAAATAA
- a CDS encoding protein adenylyltransferase SelO, whose translation MNIERIRQPFIENFPGDFSNNPMQRNTPKVLFATFKPAGFDKPEVIAFNEVLSEEIGLGKFEDKDLDFLVGNNLPENVQTYATAYAGHQFGNWAGQLGDGRAILAGEITNEAGKKTEIQWKGAGATPYSRHADGRAVLRSSVREYLMSEAMYHLGIPTTRALSLAFTGEDVMRDIMYSGNPQLEKGAVVIRTAESFLRFGHFELMSAQREYNNLQELADFTIENYYPEITSSDSQKYRDFFENICTRTANLMVEWFRVGFVHGVMNTDNMSVLGLTIDYGPYSMMDEYDLNFTPNTTDLPGRRYAFGKQGQIAQWNLWQLANALHPLIKDEKFLEDTLNNFGTYFWEAHDQMLCKKFGFDQLRKEDEDFFTNWQGLMQELQLDYTLFFSKLETVSSDTDLKEHFRDISYIILNEEMLEKLSHFITTYEARLKLNSISKKDSVGMMKRTNPKFILRNYLLYKCIEEISNGKKEMLEKLTEALENPYQEIYPELSVKRPSGYDDTAGCSTLSCSS comes from the coding sequence ATGAATATCGAACGTATCAGACAACCTTTTATCGAGAATTTTCCTGGTGATTTTTCTAACAACCCAATGCAGAGAAACACACCAAAGGTTTTATTTGCCACCTTTAAACCAGCCGGTTTTGACAAACCTGAAGTAATTGCTTTTAACGAAGTCTTATCCGAAGAAATAGGATTAGGAAAATTTGAAGATAAAGATCTGGACTTTCTGGTGGGAAATAACCTTCCGGAAAACGTTCAGACTTACGCTACAGCTTATGCGGGACATCAGTTCGGGAACTGGGCAGGGCAGCTTGGAGACGGAAGAGCGATACTTGCTGGTGAGATTACCAATGAAGCCGGCAAAAAAACAGAAATCCAATGGAAAGGAGCCGGAGCCACTCCGTATTCAAGACATGCGGATGGAAGAGCTGTTTTAAGATCTTCTGTGCGGGAATATCTGATGAGTGAAGCTATGTATCATTTAGGAATCCCCACAACAAGAGCATTGAGTCTGGCTTTCACCGGTGAAGATGTTATGCGCGATATCATGTACAGTGGAAATCCGCAGCTTGAAAAAGGAGCCGTGGTGATCAGAACAGCCGAAAGCTTTCTTCGGTTCGGTCACTTTGAACTCATGTCTGCCCAAAGAGAATATAATAACCTACAGGAATTGGCAGATTTTACCATAGAAAACTATTATCCGGAAATTACATCTTCAGACAGTCAGAAGTACAGAGACTTCTTCGAAAATATATGTACCCGTACTGCGAATTTAATGGTTGAATGGTTCAGAGTAGGTTTTGTTCATGGTGTGATGAATACAGATAATATGTCTGTTCTGGGATTAACCATTGATTACGGACCTTATTCTATGATGGATGAATATGATTTGAATTTCACTCCCAATACAACCGACCTTCCAGGAAGAAGATATGCCTTCGGAAAACAGGGGCAGATTGCCCAATGGAATCTTTGGCAACTGGCCAATGCCCTTCATCCATTAATTAAAGATGAAAAATTCTTAGAAGATACTTTAAATAATTTCGGAACGTATTTCTGGGAAGCTCATGACCAGATGCTCTGTAAAAAATTCGGATTTGATCAGCTTCGAAAAGAGGATGAAGATTTTTTCACCAACTGGCAGGGACTTATGCAGGAGCTTCAGCTGGATTACACCTTATTTTTCAGCAAACTGGAAACTGTATCATCAGACACTGACTTGAAAGAACATTTTAGAGACATATCTTACATCATTTTAAATGAAGAAATGTTGGAAAAGCTTAGCCATTTCATCACAACCTATGAAGCAAGATTAAAATTAAACTCTATTTCAAAAAAAGATTCAGTAGGAATGATGAAAAGAACGAATCCAAAATTCATTCTCAGAAATTACCTTCTTTACAAATGCATAGAAGAGATCAGTAATGGCAAAAAAGAAATGCTGGAAAAACTAACTGAAGCCCTGGAAAATCCTTACCAGGAAATCTACCCCGAACTCTCCGTCAAAAGACCATCCGGGTATGATGACACTGCTGGATGCTCTACACTTTCATGCAGTTCTTAG
- a CDS encoding ribose-phosphate pyrophosphokinase — MADQLSYLFCTRTSRDLAEKIAQNYGKELGKINFQEFSDGEFEPVLDESVRGGRVFLIGSTFPPADNLLELLLMIDAAKRASAKSITVVIPYFGLARQDRKDKPRAPIGAKLVANLLTAAGATRVMTMDLHADQIQGFFEIPVDHLYASSIFVDYIRSLNLDSLTIASPDMGGAKRAKNYAGHLGAEVVIAYKERKKANVVEEMFLIGDVTGKNVILIDDMIDTAGTLCKAADILIEKGAKTVRAMATHGVLSGKAYENIENSKLLEVIVTDSIPVKNNLSSKIKVLSCAPLFADVMTMVHEHKSISSKFVI, encoded by the coding sequence ATGGCCGATCAGTTAAGTTATCTATTTTGTACAAGAACCAGCAGGGACTTGGCAGAGAAAATTGCCCAGAATTATGGGAAAGAATTAGGAAAAATCAACTTTCAGGAGTTCAGTGACGGGGAATTTGAGCCTGTTTTGGATGAATCTGTAAGAGGAGGAAGAGTTTTCCTGATTGGATCTACATTCCCTCCTGCAGACAATCTTTTGGAGCTTCTTCTAATGATTGATGCAGCGAAAAGAGCTTCTGCAAAGAGCATTACCGTAGTAATTCCTTACTTCGGACTTGCCAGACAGGACAGAAAAGACAAACCAAGAGCGCCGATCGGTGCTAAACTCGTTGCTAACCTTCTTACCGCAGCAGGAGCAACAAGAGTAATGACTATGGATCTTCACGCAGATCAGATTCAAGGGTTCTTCGAGATTCCGGTGGATCACCTGTATGCTTCTTCTATTTTTGTGGATTATATCAGATCTTTAAATCTTGATAGCCTTACTATTGCTTCTCCGGATATGGGAGGGGCAAAAAGAGCTAAAAACTATGCAGGCCACTTAGGTGCTGAAGTAGTAATTGCTTATAAGGAAAGAAAAAAAGCAAATGTAGTAGAAGAAATGTTCCTTATTGGGGATGTAACAGGTAAAAACGTAATCCTTATTGATGATATGATTGATACTGCAGGTACACTTTGTAAAGCAGCAGATATCTTAATTGAGAAAGGAGCAAAAACAGTAAGAGCTATGGCCACTCACGGAGTGCTTTCAGGTAAGGCTTACGAGAATATTGAGAACTCAAAACTCTTGGAAGTTATTGTAACTGACTCAATTCCTGTTAAAAATAATTTGTCATCTAAAATAAAAGTGCTATCTTGCGCCCCGTTATTTGCGGATGTTATGACTATGGTTCATGAGCATAAATCAATTAGCAGTAAATTTGTTATTTAA
- a CDS encoding T9SS type A sorting domain-containing protein, with the protein MYPNPSKGEVNIKTDKKIKSASVIDLSGKILRTNDSGNTDISSLPKGDYLLKVDFTDGTFTTKKLIKQ; encoded by the coding sequence ATTTATCCTAATCCTTCAAAAGGAGAAGTCAACATTAAAACTGACAAAAAAATAAAGTCAGCATCCGTTATTGACCTATCAGGAAAAATTCTCCGAACAAATGATTCCGGAAATACAGATATTTCTTCCCTTCCAAAAGGAGACTATTTGCTGAAGGTAGACTTTACCGACGGAACTTTTACTACAAAAAAACTCATCAAACAATAA
- a CDS encoding G-D-S-L family lipolytic protein, whose amino-acid sequence MKKIIISTIAVSALLFTVTSCNTDFDTDVRDIQVTKGDADFTKYISLGNSLTSGYRDGALYSSGQNESYPNMIAGQMKFAGGGDFKLPLMPNDVGGFNNLPGFPGKLNLQVVNGSLSPVASGPAAALDVLSGGGAYNNMGVPGAKSFHLVAPGYGSQAGLATGTANPYFVRFASSATTSVLADAMAQKATFFSLWIGNNDVLSYATNGGTNSQTVGGVTTYTAATVQTGNTNPTTYKSNDISDPALVAGSIKAVLDGLKSVGTTKGVIANIPSVTSVPFFTTVPYNPLTPALLGANLSTLNSSLYGPLKQALTAFGAGDRINLLSATGPNPVLIKDVALTDLSAQLTAALTPSLGAPTAAAFGQIFGQARQATADDYILLTTSSVIGSTAAGVPAPVNIYGISYPLQNQHVLTKTEAGYVQTATTAYNNSIKSLADSYGLAFVDAAAKMLELNAQSGISFDGVKYTAKFVTGGAFSLDGVHLTGRGYGIVANEFIKSINAKYRSTLPQVDPNKYSGVKFP is encoded by the coding sequence ATGAAAAAAATTATAATATCGACAATTGCAGTTTCTGCACTTCTTTTTACAGTAACAAGCTGTAATACGGATTTCGATACGGATGTGAGAGATATCCAGGTAACAAAAGGTGACGCAGATTTTACGAAATATATTTCACTGGGGAATTCACTTACTTCCGGCTATCGTGACGGAGCTTTATACAGCAGCGGCCAAAATGAATCTTATCCAAATATGATTGCAGGACAAATGAAGTTTGCAGGAGGAGGAGATTTTAAACTGCCATTAATGCCTAATGATGTAGGAGGATTTAATAATCTTCCGGGATTCCCTGGGAAATTAAATCTTCAGGTGGTTAATGGATCATTGTCTCCTGTGGCAAGTGGTCCGGCAGCGGCATTAGATGTTTTATCTGGTGGAGGAGCTTATAATAATATGGGTGTGCCTGGTGCGAAGTCATTCCACTTGGTGGCACCTGGATATGGCAGTCAGGCAGGTCTTGCGACAGGTACGGCTAATCCTTATTTTGTAAGGTTTGCTTCTTCTGCTACTACAAGTGTATTGGCTGATGCTATGGCTCAGAAGGCAACTTTCTTCTCTCTTTGGATAGGAAATAATGATGTGTTATCTTATGCTACCAATGGAGGAACAAACTCTCAAACAGTAGGAGGGGTTACCACTTATACTGCTGCTACGGTTCAGACGGGAAATACAAATCCTACGACTTATAAGTCAAATGACATTTCCGATCCTGCACTTGTTGCCGGGTCTATTAAAGCCGTTTTAGATGGTCTTAAAAGTGTAGGAACAACAAAAGGTGTTATTGCGAATATTCCTTCTGTTACTTCAGTTCCTTTCTTTACTACTGTGCCTTACAACCCTTTGACACCTGCTCTTTTAGGAGCAAATTTATCGACTCTAAATTCAAGTTTATATGGTCCTTTGAAGCAGGCACTTACTGCTTTTGGAGCTGGGGATAGAATTAATTTACTTTCTGCAACAGGCCCGAATCCTGTCTTAATTAAAGATGTGGCTCTTACAGATTTATCTGCACAGCTTACTGCTGCACTGACTCCTTCTTTGGGAGCTCCAACAGCTGCTGCTTTCGGACAGATCTTTGGACAGGCTAGACAGGCTACAGCAGATGATTACATTTTACTTACTACAAGCTCTGTAATTGGAAGTACTGCGGCGGGAGTTCCGGCTCCGGTAAATATTTATGGTATTTCTTATCCATTACAAAACCAGCATGTATTAACAAAAACAGAAGCGGGCTATGTACAAACAGCTACAACAGCATATAATAATTCTATAAAATCTCTTGCTGATTCTTATGGATTGGCTTTTGTAGATGCAGCTGCTAAAATGCTTGAACTGAACGCACAGTCCGGTATTTCGTTTGACGGAGTAAAATATACTGCGAAATTTGTAACAGGAGGAGCTTTCTCTCTGGATGGTGTTCACCTTACAGGTCGCGGATATGGTATTGTTGCTAATGAATTTATTAAGTCTATCAATGCTAAATACAGGTCTACACTTCCACAGGTAGATCCGAACAAATATTCAGGAGTTAAATTCCCTTAA
- a CDS encoding gliding motility lipoprotein GldH, with product MHKILGLLSLILFFSCNSSSGGDVIMNSVDNKWNKKSEQKFNLEISDPQNPKNIIFVVRNNNNYPYSNIRFIVNFTNLQNKKKETDTLNYVLAKPNGEWLGTGFGDTKETLFQYKVKYKFPAKGKYEIGLIQAMRNDNLVGIEDIGVKIETAKP from the coding sequence ATGCATAAAATTTTAGGATTACTGTCACTTATCCTTTTCTTTAGCTGCAACTCTTCCTCAGGAGGAGATGTCATCATGAATTCCGTTGATAACAAATGGAATAAGAAAAGTGAGCAAAAATTTAATCTTGAAATTTCAGATCCGCAGAATCCTAAAAATATTATATTTGTTGTAAGAAATAACAACAATTATCCTTACAGTAACATAAGGTTTATAGTGAATTTCACTAATCTCCAGAACAAGAAAAAGGAAACTGATACCTTGAATTATGTACTGGCAAAACCTAATGGAGAATGGCTTGGTACAGGGTTTGGTGATACGAAGGAAACTTTGTTTCAGTATAAGGTAAAGTATAAGTTTCCGGCAAAAGGGAAATATGAAATCGGCCTGATACAGGCGATGAGGAATGACAACCTTGTGGGAATTGAGGATATTGGGGTAAAAATAGAAACGGCTAAACCGTAA
- a CDS encoding stage 0 sporulation family protein: MSCGCKTSGDSAHSCGPKKTANGCENVNTCGNSYKLSVFDWLSNINNPAPNRCDFVEVRFKNDRKSFYKNVNNIPLHIGSVITVESSPGHDVGVVSLTGELVKIQMKKKKFSEESALKIYRQANQKDLEVWQEARKKEDGVKLEARKIAQRLGLEMKVTDVEYQGDSSKVTFYYTAENRVDFRQLIKDYAGAFRTKIDMKQIGFRQEAAKVGGIGSCGRELCCSTWLTDFRSVNTNVARYQQLSINPQKLAGQCGKLKCCLNYELDSYLDALSNFPSSSTILETEKGRAFCIKIDVFKKKMWFAYVDSSIAWYDFDIDLVKKLISKNKRGEKILPLEDLKQPETSNHTIDLIQENNVDRFEKKNRGNRNRNSNQNQNKQHNNQQGQPQGQKRNRPERQERPDRSERPENPNANAQSGNQPRPQKQHPQQKQQVEKVEGSANADNKPQNNPSKKKFKKKYPPKKDNNA, translated from the coding sequence ATGAGTTGTGGATGTAAAACATCCGGCGATTCTGCACATTCTTGCGGCCCTAAAAAAACCGCAAATGGCTGTGAAAATGTAAATACCTGCGGGAATAGTTATAAATTAAGTGTTTTTGACTGGCTTTCTAACATCAACAATCCGGCACCGAACAGGTGTGATTTTGTAGAAGTTAGATTTAAAAATGACAGAAAATCGTTTTATAAAAATGTAAATAATATTCCTTTACATATAGGTAGCGTAATTACAGTAGAATCAAGTCCGGGACACGATGTAGGCGTTGTAAGCCTTACGGGAGAATTAGTAAAGATTCAGATGAAAAAGAAAAAGTTTTCTGAAGAATCTGCACTCAAAATATACAGACAGGCCAACCAAAAAGATCTTGAGGTATGGCAGGAAGCAAGGAAAAAAGAAGACGGTGTAAAGCTTGAAGCAAGAAAAATTGCTCAGAGACTAGGCCTTGAAATGAAAGTTACCGATGTGGAATACCAGGGTGACTCTTCAAAAGTTACCTTTTACTACACTGCCGAAAACAGAGTAGATTTCAGACAGCTGATTAAAGATTACGCCGGAGCATTCCGTACAAAGATTGATATGAAGCAGATCGGTTTCAGACAAGAAGCTGCAAAAGTAGGCGGAATTGGGTCTTGCGGACGTGAACTTTGCTGTTCTACATGGCTTACGGATTTCAGATCTGTAAATACCAACGTGGCAAGATATCAGCAGCTGAGTATTAACCCTCAGAAACTGGCAGGACAGTGTGGTAAGCTTAAATGCTGCCTTAATTATGAACTTGACAGCTATCTTGATGCATTAAGCAACTTCCCTTCTTCTTCAACGATCTTAGAAACAGAGAAAGGAAGAGCGTTCTGTATCAAAATTGACGTTTTCAAAAAGAAAATGTGGTTTGCTTACGTAGACAGCTCTATTGCATGGTATGATTTCGACATTGATCTTGTTAAAAAACTGATTTCAAAAAACAAGAGAGGAGAAAAAATACTTCCTCTTGAAGATCTGAAACAGCCGGAAACCTCTAATCACACTATTGACCTGATTCAGGAAAATAATGTAGACCGTTTCGAAAAGAAAAACAGAGGAAACAGGAACAGAAACAGCAACCAAAACCAGAATAAGCAGCATAACAACCAACAGGGACAGCCACAAGGGCAAAAAAGAAACAGACCTGAAAGACAGGAAAGGCCAGACAGATCTGAAAGACCTGAGAACCCTAATGCTAATGCTCAGTCCGGAAATCAGCCCAGACCTCAAAAACAACACCCACAGCAAAAACAGCAAGTGGAAAAAGTAGAAGGAAGTGCTAATGCTGATAATAAGCCACAAAATAATCCGAGCAAGAAGAAATTCAAGAAAAAATATCCTCCAAAAAAAGATAATAATGCATAA
- a CDS encoding OmpP1/FadL family transporter → MKKILVSTALLAGVLSYAGGFRVSLQGVKQLAMAHTSAHAEDASVTFFNPAGMSFIPTKLSVVAGGFAASNKVTFQNFNTLQSTETDNPVGTPFYAAITYRPIEKLTVGLSVTTPFGSTIKWPNDWEGKEMVQKLELKSFYFQPMISVKLAPWVSFGASYIYAKGVVDWDKAVTQFGGQVNINDKKASGHGYGFGFYFRPDPKLDVSIAYRSAIDMKAKNGTATFQFPSQSIYNQLKLNAAGQDGFSATLPLVEEYTIGLTYKITPKWLVSADFNYHGWERYSKLTLDFENAPIGNNPSDPTILTNPKNFKNSKTFRLGTQYAFTNMIYGRLGAYYDEAPYTTDNFIPETPSYDTYVVTGGIGIKLKQFGVDIAGGYAMPQSRSVNNAGLGFYGQSKATAFYLGLGLSYNPF, encoded by the coding sequence ATGAAAAAAATATTAGTATCAACTGCTTTATTGGCGGGAGTTCTATCTTACGCAGGAGGCTTCAGAGTTTCCCTGCAGGGGGTAAAACAATTGGCAATGGCGCATACTAGTGCTCATGCCGAAGACGCGAGTGTGACATTTTTTAACCCGGCGGGTATGTCATTTATCCCTACCAAGCTGAGTGTAGTGGCAGGAGGGTTTGCTGCAAGTAATAAAGTTACTTTTCAGAACTTCAATACTTTACAAAGTACAGAAACAGATAACCCTGTAGGAACTCCTTTCTATGCTGCGATTACTTATAGACCAATAGAAAAACTTACCGTAGGTCTTAGTGTTACAACGCCTTTTGGAAGTACAATTAAGTGGCCAAATGACTGGGAAGGTAAAGAAATGGTTCAAAAGTTAGAACTGAAAAGTTTCTACTTCCAGCCGATGATTTCCGTGAAACTTGCTCCATGGGTATCATTTGGTGCCAGCTACATCTATGCAAAAGGAGTCGTAGACTGGGATAAAGCGGTAACTCAATTTGGAGGACAGGTAAATATTAATGATAAAAAAGCAAGCGGACACGGATATGGTTTCGGTTTTTATTTCAGACCAGATCCGAAATTAGACGTAAGTATTGCTTATCGTTCAGCAATCGATATGAAAGCTAAAAACGGTACAGCTACTTTCCAATTCCCATCTCAATCTATCTATAACCAGCTGAAATTAAATGCAGCCGGACAGGATGGGTTCTCTGCAACGCTGCCATTAGTAGAAGAATATACCATCGGTTTAACATACAAAATAACACCGAAATGGTTGGTTTCTGCAGACTTTAACTATCATGGATGGGAAAGATACAGCAAGCTTACTTTAGATTTCGAGAATGCACCTATTGGAAACAATCCATCGGATCCTACTATTCTTACAAATCCTAAAAACTTCAAAAACTCCAAAACATTCAGACTGGGAACTCAATATGCATTTACCAATATGATCTATGGACGTTTAGGAGCTTATTATGATGAAGCACCTTATACTACAGATAACTTTATTCCGGAAACACCTTCATATGACACTTATGTTGTAACAGGAGGTATCGGTATTAAGCTGAAACAATTCGGAGTTGATATTGCAGGAGGATATGCAATGCCTCAATCCAGAAGTGTAAATAATGCTGGTCTAGGTTTCTACGGACAGTCGAAAGCAACAGCATTTTACTTAGGTCTAGGTTTATCTTATAATCCTTTTTAA